Within the Thermosynechococcaceae cyanobacterium Okahandja genome, the region TCGTACTGTCTTTGCCCGCGGCATCCATAGCCTGAAAAATAATTAGGAGGGCATAAATATTCTGTGCATAGAGAATATCTTGGTAGGCGGCCAGCTTTTTAATTCCCGCTTCAAGGAGTTCCCGCGCTTCCACTTTACTTTTTAAGCCTGCGGTATCTGCCGGATCGTAATCGCGCCAGTGAAATGCCTTACCAACAGGCACCAAATAGCGCTGCGGATTAATCTGATCAAGGAAGTCTTGGGGAATCATGGGGGCAACACGCTGAGGCTTGACTGTATTCCAGCCTACATTCTCTAGAGGCAGAAAAATTAAATCCTGACCATTGGTGGCTGCCCGTTAACAAATTGTATAAGTTGCCAGCAAAACGGAATTCTGTTTGTATGCTGTATCAATAGGCGGGCGATCGCCTCCAAAGGTTGCGACCGGTTCTTGACAGGGGATAGCCCCACTTGAATTTTATTGCTCTAGAGACAACACGACCGTGGCTCCGATCAAACCCCATAAGCTGGATATGGATGCGAGTTACCCCTGTCCCTGCCGCCGCCAAGGGGAATTAATGCCCATTGCCCTCACCGAGGCCTTTGGCTGTCGCCGTTGCCAGCAAATATTTGTCGTGCGTCCCGATGGCTTTTCCATTGAGCAGTTGGCCACCACCTATCCCTACAAGCGGGCATGGTACTGGACAGGGTTACAGTGGAACGTGCTGCAGCGCGGCTTTTCAGAGAGCTACTGGTACTTTGCCATTGGTTTGAGCTTCTTTTTGCTAATGCCCATCCTGTTGTGGTTGCCTTTGCTCCTACAATTATCCTTAAAACCGGAAGGGCTGTTATGGATTATTGCGTCCCTACTGTTGGCACTCACCCCCGCCTTTTTGGTTTGGGTGGCACTGTCGCGCCGCTAGGTGGCCGTTCCTAATGCTGCCCGAACCCTTAGCGGCGGCACGGGTGGCCAGTACGTACGTTGCCCAAGCCACCTACAGCAATCGCCAGCAAGCGCTCCTTGCGTTGATCAATGCCCTCAAGGCAGCGGAGCCACTCCTGCTCGAGCAAAATACCCTTGACCTCGAATCCAGCCGCGATTTGGCGGTATCGAGTATTATTTTGGGCTGGTTGCGCCTTACCCACGACCGTTTACAGCGGATTACGCGTTGGCTAGAGCAGCTTTATCAGGCACCGGATCCGGCAGTACAGGCACTGCCCACCACCAGCGACAGCTTGTCCTATACGGTGCCCCTCGGGGTCATGGGCTTAATCTATGAAGGGTTGCCCACCTTGAGTTTACTGACGGCGGGATTGGCCCTAAAAACGGGCAATGCCTTAGTCGTGTGGGGCAGCGCCAGCAGTCGTTTTACCACCCAAGCAATCGCCAGTGTGTTTGCGGACGCGCTCCGGCACGCATGGCTACCCAGCGCCAGCCTGCAAGTCCTGCCGACGGACATGTCCCCCGCCAGTTGGCTGACCCACCCCATGGCCGTGGATGTGGCGATCGCCCACGGTCGCCTCCGCTTTATTGCCGAGCACCGCGCCACTGCCTGCTGTCCCTTTGTGCCCCTTGCCCTTGGCAACGGCTATCTGGTGTGGGATTCCTCAATTGCGCCAGATTTGATTACGGATTACATTCAGCAGAGTCACGCGGACACACCGGATCGCCCCCTTGCCATTGAAAAAATTATTGTGCTCGACGGTGTCAACCCCGCCCACCTTACCCTTGTCATTAACGAACTGGCACAGGCGGGCTACAAATCTGCGGTTGACGACCACCTACAGCCCATGTACCCCGAGTTGCCCACGGTTGATGCCTCAGAGTGGGGTCTCCCCTACCTTGATCAGCGGTTGGCGTGGCACTACGAAGAGTCTATCAACCCCGCCATCAACTGGATTAACCGCTACGGCACCACCGCCAGCGTCCTTGCCTGCGATAACTATCACAATTGCCGCCAGTTTTATCAGGAGGTACAAACGCCGCTGGTCTATCTGAATCGGTCACCCCAGTTCACCCAACCAAACCGCTTCGTCATTGGTGCTGTGGCCGAGCGGTGTGCCTACCAAGGGCTGTTTGGCCTTGAGCAGTGCTTCAGCCGCAGACAGGTGTGGCTCTAGTTTTGGCTGGGTGGGTTCGTCTGCTGCTGTAAGGGAGTGGGGGTAGGTTCGTCGGGTCGCCGCTCCGGCACCGGCAGATGGAAGAAAATAGCCGCCATCACTGCAAGGCTAGCGGCACCGATCCCCAATGGCGTGAGTTGTCGGCGCAGGGGCACCGCCGGGGCAATAGCGCGGCGGGGCAAGGACTGAAACGTCGGCGTAAAGGTCGGCAGCGTTTGGCTATCGCTACAGAACTGGTCAAGGGCTTCCACCAAGTCCGCCAGTTGCAACCACGTCAGGCGCAACTCCACCCACTCTTGGGGGCTGTCCACAAGGTGTCCCGGAATCCGCAAGGCCACCTGATTAAACCCCTGAGCCTCTACCTGAATTTCCCGCTGGGGCGATCGCCGCAGCTTCACCCCACTCAACCACGTTTGAGCCGCCGCCGGAACACTATTGAGCAACGCCACCAAAAACTCCTTCCCCCCCTTGAGGCCAGTCGATTGGCCCGCAATGTCACACTCACACACCGTCACCACATCCAATTGCTCGCCCCCTTGGTGTGGGCTGCTCAACCCTTCAATGCGTAGGGTGCAGTTGGGCAAACGGTACTGACGTTGCAACAGCATTTAATGGACTTCCCCGTCAAATAAACTAAACCAGAGGCGCTCCAGCCCTTTGGTGCCCGCGCAGAACAATAACTGCACCAGTAATTGCAACCCTAGCTCATTGAGCGCCGTCGTCTCCTTGTACAGAAATAACCCCGAGCGCTGCAAATTCATCCGCTTGCGAAAATGCCGCCGAAAGCGATCTAAATACTCGGCCAAGGGGGCATAGGTTTCCGGCGGTAGGTGCTGCGCCTGCAGTTGATCCAGTACCAACAGCAAATGCCGTAGGGTTGCCGTCTGGCGTCGCGCCACCTGTACCACAACAGCGGTGAGCGCCTTCGTTTCCGGTAGCGGCAACGGCGTGCGCTGCGTCACTTGGCGAAAGGGATTGGTGCAGCGAATTTGCCAAAAAATGACCCGATTGGGAATCATCACCTGCAATTGCAGCTCCCGCACCACCTGCAACATCAGTTCCGAGGCATTCAGATCCAGCGACTCTAGGGCCAACAGCAGCAGATCCAGTTGCCAGCGGGCACGCCGCGGACACACACTCACCCCCGGGGGATCGGGCAGGGCGGCCAACAGGGGGGGTAAAAGTTCGGTTTGGGTCGATTCAACGGTTGCGGGCATTGAGTTTGCCGGTTCCATCACAGCAGCGCACCCTAGACACCCGAGGCATCCGGTGCTCACTTAAGCCACAGCGCGAGTCTAACCCTCTAGTTCGCCGCGGCAAGCATTCCAATTGTATAGTACAGCTAGGCTCACCCACCGCAAGACTCAAACCGACACCGGTAGCGCGTCAACGGCTTGTAACAGCCGCGAAATAGGGGCATTGGCCTCGAAAAACGAAAAAAGATGCTTGTAGCAGAGCCTCCCCTGCTGATCAATAAGGAACTGTGCCGGCAGGGGTGCCCCCAACGCTTGGCCAGTACGATACTTGCGGAATAGCGTACATTGCGGATCTACCAGTAGGGGCATTTTTAGCCCTAGGTCTGCCGCCACCTTTTCACTTTGCTGGAGATCGGTACTGGTGACAACGAGGACGGCCACGCCCTTACTTTGAAAGGCTTCGTAGTTTTCATTCAGCTCCTTCAGGTGGGGGTAGCACAGGGGGCAGTACTGGTGCTCGGTAAAAATGCGCGTAAACACCAAAAGCAGCGGCTGCTCCTGCCACACTGCCGAAAGGCGCACCGGATTGGCCAAGCCGACCGCGGGTAACTCACCATCGGGCACCGCATCCCCACGGTTGAGTGAGTTGCGTGCCGGCACCGGCCAGGCATTTTGCCAAAAGCGCTCATTCAGCAGGCCGCTAAAATTATTCGAGGTCAGAAACGGTAACTGCACAGCCATAACACCCTCCTACATCGTTACGGCACAACCCCTGAACACAGCACAGCATGGATGCCTCTAGGCTAGCACGCCCCGCCGCCACCGCCGCCAAACGGTAAAATTAAAAACTTTTTGGACGACCTGTTAATTTCTGCCGCCGGGGTGGGTATGTTGATCTCTAGAGGCCATCTGTCTTGACCTTAAGGAGTCTGATTGTTATGAAAACTGAACTGAAAGCTAAATTCCTCCAACACTTGCTCGCCAAGAAAAAAGCCGACGAAGGCTTCACCCTCATTGAACTGCTGGTGGTGGTGATCATCATCGGTATTCTGGCGGCCATTGCCCTGCCCTCCATGCTCAACCAAGCGGCCAAAGCCCGCCTCTCCAGTGCTAAAAATGCCGTGGGTGCCATTAACCGCGCTCAGCAAGCCTATCGCCTTGAGAGCACCACATTTGCTCCCGATGTCACTACCCTCAAGCTAGGGGTCTCTACCCCCGATGGCTACACTACACCCGCTATTGCTATTAACGGCGGAGACGATGCATCTGTTGACACAGACTCCAATGATCCGGCGGGTACAGGGGTGACGGGCTGCGTGACGGTGGCTAACGGCATTACCACCTCCACAGTGATAGAGGGTAATAGTGCTAGTGCCCCAGGCTGCTAGTTAACAATTTCTGCAAGCCTTTTGATTCGGCCAAGGGTTATCCCTTGGCTTTTTTTATTCATGTTTTATTCATGTTTGACGGTGGCGGCAAGGGTCACCACCGCCACTAGATCCGCTAAGTCGAGGCAGGGAAAGACGAGGGTATGGCCAAGGGCATGGATGGCGCGGCTGATCTCCTCGCTGAGGGTAATGATCGGTAGCCGCAGGAGTTTGGGGTGTTCGCTTAAGCGGGGCACTTGGCCAAGGGGTAGATCCCAGATCAGGGCATCGGGCTGCCAAATGTCGGCCATGAGTTCTGCCTGCTCCAGATCATCGGCCTCTAGCAGCCGCACTTGCGGCAGGAGCAGTTCGCGATCCAGTCCTAGGCGCAAGACGGTTTGGGTGACGCTGCCCACGGCCGGTGCCTTCACGCGGGGATAGCACCACTGCCCCAGCACATCCATGACCAGGGCGGTGGAACTCTGGAAGGGAATCTGCCGCACCAGTCCGGGCAGGGCAACGGGGGGCACCTCGTCGGAAATGAGCATTATGGGCACGTTCTGGCTCTGCTCGCTGCCGGTGAGGACGCTGAGGACATCCCCGAGGGCAAGGCTGGTGGCCGAGCGCACGACAATGACGGTGGGGTGCAGTTGCTCGAGTTTATCGAGGGCTTCAAGGGGTTGACGGGCAACCACGTAGCCATAATTCTCTTGTTTGAGGGCATTCACTACCGCCAGCAGCCATTCAGCATCGTTACTGACCAGGAGGATAAGGTGGGTGGCGGTGGGGACGGCAATACTGAGGTCGCTGGCGAGGGGCAGCAGCACACTCCACTCGCTGCGGTGGGCGTTGGCCACAAAGGACAGTTCACCGTTGTGGAGGCGACTCAGTTGATGCGCCAGCATGAGGCCCATGCTAACTTCGGCATGGTCTTCTAGGCACTCGTGCAGGAGCTGCTCATGATAGCTCAGGGGAATGCCGCCCCCTTCTTCCCACAGTTGCACCACCAACCAGTCTCGCCATTGGCAGAGGTGGGTGCCGCGGCGATCGCCCCCAACCTGTGCCACCCAACCCATTAAGTGGGCAAACATTTGGCGCAGGCGCAGGGCATCCCCGTACAGTTCAATGTCGGCAAAGGAACGGTCCATCTGCCACTGAAACGAGGGGTGAGGCGAGCGGCTACCGTACAGGTGCACCGCCAACTCGTGGGCGCGAAACCACACCTCTGCGAGGGGGACGGCCTCCCATTGCAGCTCTAGCTCCCGCCACAGGGCGCGGGTATAGTCCTGCCAGGCCTGAAGGAGCCGATTCATTTGCCAGCCGCTGCGCTGAATCAGGGCAACGTAGTCCTGCTGTTGCTGGGGGAGTGGCTCTTGCCAGAGCAACTGGGTTAGGCTCAGCACTGCCGTGAGGGGGTTTTTAAGTTCATGGCCAAGGCTGAGTAAAAGTCGTTTTTGTTGGTGCAAGCGCAGTTGACTGACGCGGTGGGGGGATGGGGTCTGCGGGCGGTCTAGGGCTTGGGCAAACCAGAGCCAGTACTGGGTCAAGGGGGGTGCAACCGTCATGGCCACGGCAGGCTCACCCCTGAGGACCGCCACCTCCTGCGGCCTAAGGTGTAGCGGAACCGCGCACAACTGCCACGGCCCCGCCACGGCGTGACAACTCATACCGTCAAACGGCCGGTGTATCTCTGGAACGGTGCCCAACTGCGTCAGCCAAGCGCTATTTTGCCAAACCACCTCCCCTTGACGGTTTTGAATTTGCAGCGGCAGCGGAAACTGGCTAAACACCTCAACCCATGGCAGGGGCGGTTGCGTTGCCCAGTAGTGGAGGAGCCGTTGCTGATCCAGCAGACTCACAAACCGCTGCTGTTCATCCACCAAGGCAATGAAGTGAGGTAACTGGGACTGTTGAGCGGCCCACTGCTGAAACTGCGGCACCGACCACGTTGCGGGTAATACCGCCACCGGCGATCGCCACGACGCCAGCAAACTCCCTACCGTTAGATGAGAGATAGACGCATCCTGGGTTACACTCAAGGCCAAACGCCAGCCTTGAACCACCCCAACCGGTCTCAGCCCATCGTCGAGAATCACAATATGCTCAGGCAGCGTTTCCTGCCACAGACGGTACACCTCCGCCAGGGGTAGAGTGGCGGCTACAGTAGTGGCAACCTCGCCAAAGGTCTGTAGATACAGGTGATCCATGTGCTATCCTAGCCGCTGTAAGGAAATCTCAACCCGCCACTGATACATCCTGCGATCCTCAACGGGAAAATGATAGGATGCTATCAGATGCAAACCCCACTCCTGAAAACCCGTGGCGCAGTCAACCGCACTAACAATTTGTGGCTTAGTTTACTCGCCCGGCATTGGCCAAGAATTAGTCCGTTTACATAACTCCGAGATCGACGAGCTAGTTTATTTTGCCAACGATCGCGAGTTTTGTACGTACTTAGAGCAGCGGCGACATAATGTTGCTTGTCTAATTTTAGAATGGGGAGAGGACACTCCGCAAATTATTACCTATTTGCACCACAGTGCGACCCTCTTACCAGCCATCCTTGTTTTCCCGGCGGCGTACACCCCACCGCCACCGGGTCCCCACTACCACATTGCGGAAATTCTCCTAGCGGTCGATGATCTCCATCAGCTTAACCAGCGGATTGAGGATGCCATCACCGGCTTTGTGAAGCTGTGTCCGGGGTGTGCGGTGCCGCCCCACGTCATGTTTCGTATGCCGGCTCTCCGCAACAACGACACCGTAGATCCGCAGCACCGACTGTCCCAAAAGCTGAAGGAGCGCCTTGGCTACCTCGGGGTCTATTACAAGCGCGACACCCAGTTTTTCTTTCGGCGCATGTCCAGCGCTGAGAAGCGCAAGCTTTTGGATGAACTGCGGGCAATTTATCGTACCATTATCCTTGAATACTTTAATGCTGAATCAAAGACTAATGAGCATATCGATGAGTTCGTTAGTAAAGCATTTTTCGCTGATATTTCCGTGTCCCAAGTGTTAGAACTCCACGTTGAACTCATGGACAATTTTGCCAAACAGCTTAAACTAGAAGGTCGCAGCGAAGATATTCTACTCGACTATCGCCTGACCTTAATTGATGTGATTGCTCACCTATGCGAAATGTACCGTCGCTCAATTCCGCGTGAGGTATAACCCCATGACTCCACTGCGGAAAACTTATGTGCTAAAGCTTTATGTTGCTGGCAATACGGCTAATTCCGTACGGGCACTCAAAACGCTCAATAACATTCTTGAAAAAGAGTTTAAGGGGGTGTATGCCCTAAAGGTTATTGATGTTTTGAAAAACCCCCAGTTGGCTGAAGAAGATAAGATTTTAGCCACGCCCACCCTCGCCAAGGTGCTGCCACCGCCGGTACGACGCATTATTGGGGATCTCTCGGATCGCGAAAAAGTGCTCATTGGTCTTGATTTATTGTATGAAGAGATCGGTGATCAAGATGATGACCTCACCTGAATCTGCCTTCTGTGTATTGGAAATTACCTAGCGAGTGCGTACCTAAATCTCTATGACTGCAGAAACACCTGAAAATCAGTCCAGTGCAAAATCGCCCGTTGCGGCTGAGGTCAAAAAAATCCGCACCATGGTGGAAGGGTTTGACGACATCAGCCATGGGGGCTTACCCCAAGGGCGCACCACCCTTGTGAGCGGTACCTCTGGCACCGGTAAGACACTGTTTGCCGTCCAGTTTCTCTACAACGGCATTACCATTTTTAACGAGCCGGGCATCTTTGTCACCTTTGAAGAGTCCCCCACCGACATTATTAAGAATGCCCTTAGCTTTGGCTGGGATCTGCAGGGTCTCATTGATCAGGGTAAACTCTTTATCCTTGATGCCTCTCCCGATCCTGACGGGCAGGACGTGGCCGGTGACTTTGATCTTTCGGCGCTCATTGAGCGGATCCAGTACGCCATTCGCAAGTACAAGGCCACTCGCGTTTCCATTGACTCGGTAACCGCCGTCTTTCAGCAGTACGATGCCGCTTCGGTGGTGCGACGGGAAATTTTCCGTTTGGCCTTTCGCCTCAAGCAATTGGGCGTGACCACCATTATGACCACAGAGCGTATTGATGAGTACGGGCCGGTGGCTCGCTTTGGGGTTGAAGAATTTGTCTCCGATAACGTGGTAATTTTGCGCAATGTGCTTGAGGGGGAGCGGCGGCGACGGACGGCAGAAATCCTGAAGTTGCGGGGGACCACCCACATGAAAGGGGAGTATCCGTTTACGATTAACAACGGCATTAACATCTTTCCTTTGGGGGCGATGCGCTTGGCTCAGCGGTCGTCGAATGCTCGCGTCTCTTCGGGGGTCAAGACCCTTGACGAAATGTGCGGCGGCGGCTTTTTCAAAGATTC harbors:
- a CDS encoding aldehyde dehydrogenase family protein produces the protein MLPEPLAAARVASTYVAQATYSNRQQALLALINALKAAEPLLLEQNTLDLESSRDLAVSSIILGWLRLTHDRLQRITRWLEQLYQAPDPAVQALPTTSDSLSYTVPLGVMGLIYEGLPTLSLLTAGLALKTGNALVVWGSASSRFTTQAIASVFADALRHAWLPSASLQVLPTDMSPASWLTHPMAVDVAIAHGRLRFIAEHRATACCPFVPLALGNGYLVWDSSIAPDLITDYIQQSHADTPDRPLAIEKIIVLDGVNPAHLTLVINELAQAGYKSAVDDHLQPMYPELPTVDASEWGLPYLDQRLAWHYEESINPAINWINRYGTTASVLACDNYHNCRQFYQEVQTPLVYLNRSPQFTQPNRFVIGAVAERCAYQGLFGLEQCFSRRQVWL
- a CDS encoding circadian clock protein KaiA; its protein translation is MAQSTALTICGLVYSPGIGQELVRLHNSEIDELVYFANDREFCTYLEQRRHNVACLILEWGEDTPQIITYLHHSATLLPAILVFPAAYTPPPPGPHYHIAEILLAVDDLHQLNQRIEDAITGFVKLCPGCAVPPHVMFRMPALRNNDTVDPQHRLSQKLKERLGYLGVYYKRDTQFFFRRMSSAEKRKLLDELRAIYRTIILEYFNAESKTNEHIDEFVSKAFFADISVSQVLELHVELMDNFAKQLKLEGRSEDILLDYRLTLIDVIAHLCEMYRRSIPREV
- a CDS encoding prepilin-type N-terminal cleavage/methylation domain-containing protein, whose protein sequence is MKTELKAKFLQHLLAKKKADEGFTLIELLVVVIIIGILAAIALPSMLNQAAKARLSSAKNAVGAINRAQQAYRLESTTFAPDVTTLKLGVSTPDGYTTPAIAINGGDDASVDTDSNDPAGTGVTGCVTVANGITTSTVIEGNSASAPGC
- a CDS encoding DUF4335 domain-containing protein, with amino-acid sequence MLLQRQYRLPNCTLRIEGLSSPHQGGEQLDVVTVCECDIAGQSTGLKGGKEFLVALLNSVPAAAQTWLSGVKLRRSPQREIQVEAQGFNQVALRIPGHLVDSPQEWVELRLTWLQLADLVEALDQFCSDSQTLPTFTPTFQSLPRRAIAPAVPLRRQLTPLGIGAASLAVMAAIFFHLPVPERRPDEPTPTPLQQQTNPPSQN
- a CDS encoding DUF3038 domain-containing protein, which gives rise to MEPANSMPATVESTQTELLPPLLAALPDPPGVSVCPRRARWQLDLLLLALESLDLNASELMLQVVRELQLQVMIPNRVIFWQIRCTNPFRQVTQRTPLPLPETKALTAVVVQVARRQTATLRHLLLVLDQLQAQHLPPETYAPLAEYLDRFRRHFRKRMNLQRSGLFLYKETTALNELGLQLLVQLLFCAGTKGLERLWFSLFDGEVH
- the kaiC gene encoding circadian clock protein KaiC; the protein is MTAETPENQSSAKSPVAAEVKKIRTMVEGFDDISHGGLPQGRTTLVSGTSGTGKTLFAVQFLYNGITIFNEPGIFVTFEESPTDIIKNALSFGWDLQGLIDQGKLFILDASPDPDGQDVAGDFDLSALIERIQYAIRKYKATRVSIDSVTAVFQQYDAASVVRREIFRLAFRLKQLGVTTIMTTERIDEYGPVARFGVEEFVSDNVVILRNVLEGERRRRTAEILKLRGTTHMKGEYPFTINNGINIFPLGAMRLAQRSSNARVSSGVKTLDEMCGGGFFKDSIILATGATGTGKTLLVSKFLETGCQQGERALLFAYEESRAQLSRNASSWGIDFEELERQGLLRIVCAYPESAGLEDHLQIIKSEIADFKPSRVAIDSLSALDRGVSNNAFRQFVIGVTGFAKQEEITGFFTNTTDQFMGSNSITESHISTITDTILLLQYVEIRGEMSRAINVFKMRGSWHDKGIREYVITEKGAEIRDSFRNFEGIISGTPTRISVDEKTELARIVKDVKDLGEE
- the kaiB gene encoding circadian clock protein KaiB, yielding MTPLRKTYVLKLYVAGNTANSVRALKTLNNILEKEFKGVYALKVIDVLKNPQLAEEDKILATPTLAKVLPPPVRRIIGDLSDREKVLIGLDLLYEEIGDQDDDLT
- a CDS encoding peroxiredoxin family protein; protein product: MAVQLPFLTSNNFSGLLNERFWQNAWPVPARNSLNRGDAVPDGELPAVGLANPVRLSAVWQEQPLLLVFTRIFTEHQYCPLCYPHLKELNENYEAFQSKGVAVLVVTSTDLQQSEKVAADLGLKMPLLVDPQCTLFRKYRTGQALGAPLPAQFLIDQQGRLCYKHLFSFFEANAPISRLLQAVDALPVSV